The following are encoded together in the Terriglobia bacterium genome:
- a CDS encoding glutamate-5-semialdehyde dehydrogenase produces MPESIPKQPAKDLHAHVHATRRAARALARLSGSERNSILLRAADFITARSAEILAANLRDCEAFAASGDVSQALAKRLKTSEGGVKEMARRVRDVAALDDPLGSVLATTELDEGLILQKAPCPLGVIAVIFESRPDVIPQVASLAIKTGNGLVLKGGVEAKLTNRVLAAIWRDALAAQSPALPGALCLLEDRAEIMQVLEMEREIDLVVPRGSTEFVNFVFQHSRIPVLGHGSGICHIYVDRAADLSKATSVILDSKTQYPAACNSAEKVLVHEDVARRFLPVLVTALQSAGVEVRGCTRTEQMCADLKIVPATTEDWHAEYSDLKIAIKVVRNLNEAIEHINEFGSRHTDCILTEDNAAAEQFLDEVDAASVFQNASTRFADGFRYGLGAEIGISNSKLHARGPVGMEGLLTYKYRLRGRGQVVSSYAEGKRSFTHKKL; encoded by the coding sequence ATGCCTGAATCCATTCCCAAGCAACCGGCCAAAGACCTGCACGCCCATGTACATGCCACGCGCCGCGCTGCCCGCGCGCTGGCCCGCCTCTCCGGCTCCGAACGGAACAGCATTCTGTTGCGGGCGGCGGATTTTATTACCGCGCGCTCGGCGGAAATCCTGGCAGCCAACCTCAGAGACTGTGAGGCGTTCGCGGCCTCCGGCGACGTTTCGCAGGCCCTGGCCAAGCGCCTGAAAACCAGTGAAGGCGGCGTGAAGGAGATGGCCAGGCGCGTCCGCGACGTGGCCGCCCTGGATGATCCGCTGGGCAGCGTGCTTGCGACCACCGAACTCGACGAAGGACTCATCCTGCAAAAAGCGCCGTGCCCGCTGGGCGTGATTGCCGTAATCTTTGAGTCCCGCCCGGACGTGATTCCGCAAGTGGCGTCGCTGGCCATTAAGACCGGCAACGGCCTGGTGCTGAAAGGCGGCGTGGAAGCCAAACTCACCAACCGCGTCCTGGCCGCCATCTGGCGCGACGCGCTGGCTGCACAGAGCCCGGCGTTGCCCGGCGCCCTCTGTCTCCTGGAAGACCGCGCCGAGATCATGCAGGTGCTGGAAATGGAACGCGAGATTGACCTGGTGGTCCCGCGCGGGTCCACCGAATTCGTAAACTTCGTCTTTCAGCACAGCCGGATTCCGGTGCTGGGGCACGGCAGCGGCATCTGCCACATTTATGTAGATCGCGCCGCCGATCTCAGCAAGGCCACCAGCGTCATCCTCGACTCCAAAACGCAATACCCTGCGGCCTGCAATTCCGCGGAGAAAGTTCTGGTGCATGAGGACGTTGCCCGCCGCTTCCTCCCCGTTCTGGTCACGGCCTTGCAATCCGCCGGGGTGGAAGTACGCGGTTGCACGCGGACGGAGCAGATGTGCGCGGACCTGAAGATTGTTCCTGCCACCACGGAAGACTGGCACGCCGAATACAGTGATTTAAAGATTGCCATCAAGGTGGTCCGCAATTTGAACGAAGCCATTGAGCACATCAATGAATTCGGCTCGCGCCACACCGACTGCATTCTCACCGAAGACAACGCCGCCGCGGAACAGTTCCTGGACGAAGTGGACGCCGCCAGCGTTTTTCAAAACGCTTCCACCCGCTTTGCCGACGGCTTTCGTTACGGCCTGGGCGCGGAAATCGGCATCAGCAACAGCAAGCTGCACGCGCGCGGCCCGGTGGGCATGGAAGGCCTGCTGACCTACAAGTACCGGCTGCGTGGCCGCGGGCAGGTAGTTTCAAGCTATGCCGAAGGCAAGCGCAGCTTTACCCACAAAAAGCTGTAG